AGCAAGTTTTGAATGGGCGCAAGCCCAAAATTTACCCTTAACTTTATTAGGAGCAGGTTCAAACTTGTTAGTCAGCGATCGCGGTATACCTGGTTTAGTCCTTAGTACCCGTCATTACCGCCATTACGATTTTGACCCCGAAACAGGTCAAGTAACTGCTGGTGCTGGCGAACCGATCGCCCGTCTCGCTTGGCAAGCAGCTAAACGTGGTTGGCAAGGACTAGAATGGGCTGTAGGTATTCCGGGTACAGTGGGTGGTGCAGTAGTAATGAATGCAGGAGCGCATACCAGTTGCATCGCCGATATTTTGGTTAAGGCTGAAGCGATTTCGGCTGATGGCACGATCGAACAGTTGACTAAAGAAGATTTGCAATATAGCTATCGCACTTCTATTTTGCAAAAATCCCGGCGTTTAGTTACTCAGGCAAGGTTCCAACTAACTCCAGGGTCAACCAAAGCAGAAGTGATGGCAACTACTAACCAAAACTTGAGGCAGCGTAAAAGCTCTCAACCTTATCACTTGCCAAGTTGCGGTAGCGTCTTCCGCAATCCCCAAGAACGTACTGCGGGATGGTTAATCGAACAAACTGGATTGAAAGGCTATCAAATCGGAGGCGCTCAAGTCTCTCACCGCCATGCTAACTTTATCCTTAACTGTGGCAATGCGAAAGCTGACGATATTTTTAAGGTAATTCGTCACGTTCAGGAGCAAGTAGAACATCATTGGTCTCTAACTTTGAAGCCAGAGGTTAGACTAATAGGTGAGTTTTAATTGACGTACTTCCACTGTTAAACGCTGGGCGTTTAATACTAGATGGTTAAAGTCGAGACTCTCAGTTTGGGAGTATGCTGCCCATTGGCAACAAGCGAGCAAGACTTTCGCTTAAACATCAGCGCCTAAATACGCATTCAAGTTAAACACAGTTAATTAATTTTAGATATGAGTGAAGGAAAAGGATTCGGTTTCGGTTTGGGGAAAATGAAAGAACTTACCGAAGCATTTAAAAAAGCGCAACAAGTTCAACAAGGGGCGCAACAACTCCAACAAGAATTGGAGCAAATGGAAATTGAAGGACAAAGCCCCGATGGACTGGTCAAAGTAGTAGTTAGTGGGAACCAAGAACCTCGTCGGGTGGAAATATCTCCTGACGCGATCGCCCAAGGAGCAGAATCTCTTTCTCAATTGGTGACTCTGGCGATGAAAGACGCTTATGATAAATCGACAGAAACCATGCGTAGCCGTATGGAAGAACTCACTAGTGGTTTGAATATTCCGGGTATGTAACTTTACCTCCCAGTCAAGAAAAATCCCTGATAATCTCAAAAACGGTATTATCGGGGATTTTTCGATCGTTTACAGATTATCGGGAATAACCTGCATTTTGGGTAAAGCTGTCACTGTATAGTAAAGGCTCTTAGCCATTTCCTGATTGGCTTCCTCGCTCAGGTGAACTGTATCTGTAAAAGCTAGATTGGGAAAATCTTCATAGAGATTGTACAAATTCATCGTTTTGACATTATTGGGAAAAGCTTTTTCGAGGATCTCGCTAGTTTCGATTAACTGGCTGTAACCTTGTTTGACCCTCTGAATGTAATCGGGGCTTAATTGTTGAATAATCTCCTCCTCTGAGGGCAAAAGTTGGTCGCTGGGACGACCAGTAATTTCCGGTTGCACTGCGACAACGAAAGGAATTCCTGCTCCGGCTGAGAGACGCACCATTTGTTTTTGATGGTTAAAGTAGCGTGCGACTCGACGCTCTAATTCAGTTTCATCGGCGGGTAGATGTTCGGCTAGAGATTTCATGTCTTCTGTCACAACTAAGCTCATTTGTGCGAGTGAAGGTTCGGGGTTCAACACCCAATGTTGTACCGATTTAACCAAGTAGGTATCTCGAAGCCAGTTTTGGAAAGGCTGAGTTAAGTAAGCCCAGAAATGTCCCGGAGCATTGTTGAGAAAATCTTCCAGTTTAGGAATTTCTGTTTCCGCTTCGCTGCTGGGTAGCATCAAATCGCCATAGCCGTTCAAAACAATAATTAGATCCGGCTGATAAGGTAAGATTTGCAGTGCTAATTGAGCCAATTCATTGCCTGAAGTATAGCCAGGAACGGCGGCATTAATCACCCGATACTTACCTTCGCGAATTTTGGGGGGTTTTGCCAAAGCTTTAACTCGTTCGGGTCGATAAAAAGGAAGTGCATCAGGACGGTATTTTTCTGGCGATCGCCTTTGTTGAGCTACTCTTTCATTCAGTCGCTGTTCGAGCTTGTGGGCGATCGTTACCTGATTGCTTCGATTCCATTGACCGAAAGCAGTTGAACCACCCAAAAGAAAAATTCGCATTTCACCTTGGGGTTTTTCCAGAGGAACAGGTTCTTCGTCTCGGAAACCTTGTT
This Oscillatoria salina IIICB1 DNA region includes the following protein-coding sequences:
- the murB gene encoding UDP-N-acetylmuramate dehydrogenase, giving the protein MTLSLDPPSVTKNVLSVPAKIQRNPIYLPGSNCQILPDISLANLTSFRVGGPAEWYVAPRNSEQLQASFEWAQAQNLPLTLLGAGSNLLVSDRGIPGLVLSTRHYRHYDFDPETGQVTAGAGEPIARLAWQAAKRGWQGLEWAVGIPGTVGGAVVMNAGAHTSCIADILVKAEAISADGTIEQLTKEDLQYSYRTSILQKSRRLVTQARFQLTPGSTKAEVMATTNQNLRQRKSSQPYHLPSCGSVFRNPQERTAGWLIEQTGLKGYQIGGAQVSHRHANFILNCGNAKADDIFKVIRHVQEQVEHHWSLTLKPEVRLIGEF
- a CDS encoding YbaB/EbfC family nucleoid-associated protein, which codes for MSEGKGFGFGLGKMKELTEAFKKAQQVQQGAQQLQQELEQMEIEGQSPDGLVKVVVSGNQEPRRVEISPDAIAQGAESLSQLVTLAMKDAYDKSTETMRSRMEELTSGLNIPGM
- a CDS encoding SGNH/GDSL hydrolase family protein translates to MFKSRRSPYYSKRRRQSLSPLWIILSIPLSLIILELLTRIFVGIAGKGQQLAEYQGVPPIVSAYRLQFLSENNQPYDGLAWEGNLIARQHLAGGYQLAGEQTSDFWSINEQGFRDEEPVPLEKPQGEMRIFLLGGSTAFGQWNRSNQVTIAHKLEQRLNERVAQQRRSPEKYRPDALPFYRPERVKALAKPPKIREGKYRVINAAVPGYTSGNELAQLALQILPYQPDLIIVLNGYGDLMLPSSEAETEIPKLEDFLNNAPGHFWAYLTQPFQNWLRDTYLVKSVQHWVLNPEPSLAQMSLVVTEDMKSLAEHLPADETELERRVARYFNHQKQMVRLSAGAGIPFVVAVQPEITGRPSDQLLPSEEEIIQQLSPDYIQRVKQGYSQLIETSEILEKAFPNNVKTMNLYNLYEDFPNLAFTDTVHLSEEANQEMAKSLYYTVTALPKMQVIPDNL